One Oryza sativa Japonica Group chromosome 8, ASM3414082v1 DNA window includes the following coding sequences:
- the LOC107276582 gene encoding uncharacterized protein has product MNFRPRKPPKDGRVFVRGLAAGTGEADLLRHFDRYGVVDEVSIPGVEADTLTGLPALRFAIVKFGHPEFAGLALADREQVIDGQTVHVGREDPRQSGCHSSGYKPLKQSTRQIGERKRRVGDMIKVVIGPLPEDSLERGLLKYLKQFGSVDAGMLIIDCIIKYISRDGQELTVKIDKSKNAAWSTCEDTFHFSDRRKNSDGRINPNIYRGLINKTPPPAACAYSYNRTGGIAGKKCNIPNGSCNYPTCPKSYHGSIVNQTHFPHPAAYAYSCNRTGGIAEQMCNIPNGFCNYPTYKLNPNFYRGSSIVNQIPFPYPAAYSYF; this is encoded by the exons ATGAACTTTCGACCACGGAAGCCGCCGAAAGACGGCAGGGTGTTCGTCCGCGGTCTCGCCGCGGGCACCGGCGAGGCGGACCTCCTCCGCCACTTCGATCGTTACGGGGTGGTGGACGAAGTCTCCATCCCGGGGGTCGAGGCCGACACCCTCACCGGCCTCCCGGCCCTCCGCTTCGCCATCGTCAAGTTCGGCCACCCGGAGTTCGccggcctcgccctcgccgatcGGGAGCAGGTCATCGACGGCCAGACG GTTCATGTTGGAAGAGAAGACCCAAGACAATCGGGATGCCATAGTTCAGGATACAAGCCTCTCAAGCAGAGCACTCGTCAGATTGGTGAAAGAAAACGCCGTGTTGGGGATATGATTAAGGTAGTAATTGGCCCATTGCCAGAGGATTCTTTAGAAAGAGGGCTTTTGAAGTACCTAAAACAATTTGGATCCGTGGATGCTGGAATGCTGATCATTGATTGTATCATCAAATATATCTCCAGAGATGGGCAAGAGTTAACTGTGAAGATTGACAAGTCCAAAAATGCAGCTTGGTCAACCTGTGAAGACACTTTCCACTTTTCTGATAGACGCAAGAACAGCGATGGCAGAATCAACCCCAATATCTACCGTGGATTAATAAATAAaactcctcctcctgctgcatgTGCTTACTCCTACAACCGAACTGGAGGCATTGCCGGAAAAAAATGCAACATCCCCAATGGTTCTTGCAACTATCCTACATGCCCCAAGTCCTATCATGGATCAATTGTGAATCAAACACATTTTCCTCATCCGGCTGCATATGCTTACTCCTGCAACCGAACTGGAGGCATTGCGGAACAAATGTGCAACATTCCCAATGGTTTTTGCAACTATCCTACATACAAGTTGAATCCCAATTTCTATCGTGGATCATCAATTGTGAATCAAATTCCATTTCCTTATCCTGCTGCCTATAGTTATTTCTGA